Proteins encoded within one genomic window of Bacillus sp. F19:
- the spoVAE gene encoding stage V sporulation protein AE, producing MEYLIAFVVGGAICVIGQLLLDVAKLTPAHVMSSFVVAGAILDGFGIYDNFIKFAGAGATVPITSFGHSLLHGAMNQAEEHGIIGIGIGIFELTSAGISSAIVFAFFVAVIFKPKG from the coding sequence ATGGAATATCTAATTGCGTTTGTAGTAGGCGGGGCCATATGCGTGATTGGCCAATTGCTGCTCGATGTAGCTAAATTAACACCGGCACATGTAATGAGTTCATTTGTTGTTGCAGGTGCGATTCTTGACGGATTCGGCATTTATGATAATTTTATTAAATTTGCAGGAGCTGGGGCAACGGTTCCAATTACAAGCTTTGGTCATTCATTGCTGCATGGTGCAATGAATCAGGCCGAGGAACACGGAATTATTGGTATTGGAATCGGAATTTTCGAATTAACTTCAGCAGGAATTTCTTCAGCGATCGTCTTTGCTTTTTTTGTAGCAGTTATTTTTAAGCCGAAAGGATAA
- a CDS encoding spore germination protein, with product MSEKVKQKTSISPKLVVNENYFKNHVGLNQSFDLGVRKITVMGIGVNLYYVNGLCDTSYIIQLLKELIEINDYEHEKMKVNEIIENRLVNQQVQRIKTLDEAVDQVLSGLVVFMIEGYDYGLVVDVRSYPGRNPEEPDTEKVVRGSRDGFVENIIVNTALIRRRIRDERLRYSMMNVGERSKTDICLCYIEDVADPNLIEVVKKELETIKIDGLTMADKTVEEFLVKQGYNPFPLVRYTERADVAANHLLEGHVLIIVDTSPSVIITPTTFFHHVQHAEEYRQAPAVGTFLRWVRFLGILGSIFILPLWFMYVLQPSLLPENIAYIGPNEQKNVPIVVQIFMADIGIEFLRMAAIHTPTALSVAMGLIAAALIGQIAIDVGLFVPEVILYVAIAAIGTFATPSYELSIANKMLRLVLLLSVALFKAEGFVIGTTVIFLFLTHIRSLNTPYLWPFLPFNPKALWQILIRTSVPGAKIRPSIVHPQNVRKQPK from the coding sequence ATGAGCGAAAAAGTGAAACAAAAGACATCAATCTCTCCTAAGCTCGTTGTTAATGAGAATTATTTTAAAAACCATGTAGGTTTAAATCAGAGTTTTGACTTGGGTGTCCGTAAAATTACTGTGATGGGCATTGGTGTAAATCTGTATTATGTAAATGGTCTTTGCGATACATCCTACATCATTCAGCTTTTAAAAGAATTAATCGAGATTAATGACTATGAACATGAGAAGATGAAAGTCAACGAAATCATCGAAAATCGTTTAGTGAATCAGCAGGTTCAAAGGATCAAAACGCTTGATGAAGCCGTTGATCAAGTGCTGTCTGGCCTAGTAGTCTTTATGATTGAAGGGTACGATTACGGGCTGGTTGTTGATGTAAGGAGTTATCCCGGCAGAAACCCTGAGGAACCAGATACCGAAAAAGTTGTCCGCGGATCCAGAGACGGATTTGTAGAAAATATCATTGTAAATACAGCCCTGATTCGAAGAAGAATCAGAGATGAACGCTTAAGGTATTCGATGATGAATGTCGGTGAGCGATCAAAAACAGATATCTGTCTTTGCTACATAGAAGATGTTGCAGATCCGAATCTGATCGAGGTTGTTAAAAAAGAGCTCGAAACGATTAAAATTGACGGTCTGACCATGGCCGACAAGACAGTGGAAGAATTTTTGGTAAAACAGGGATATAATCCATTTCCTCTTGTCAGGTACACAGAGCGGGCAGATGTAGCAGCCAATCATTTATTAGAAGGGCATGTATTAATAATTGTGGATACATCGCCAAGTGTCATTATTACACCCACAACCTTCTTTCATCACGTTCAGCATGCAGAAGAGTACCGTCAGGCGCCGGCGGTCGGAACTTTTTTAAGATGGGTTCGATTCCTTGGGATCCTTGGTTCTATCTTTATTCTTCCACTGTGGTTTATGTATGTGCTCCAGCCATCGCTGCTGCCTGAGAATATTGCGTATATCGGCCCGAATGAGCAAAAAAATGTTCCGATTGTCGTACAGATATTCATGGCTGACATTGGGATCGAATTTTTAAGGATGGCAGCCATTCATACGCCAACCGCCCTGTCTGTTGCGATGGGATTAATTGCAGCAGCATTGATTGGACAAATTGCGATTGATGTAGGACTCTTTGTACCGGAAGTTATTCTTTATGTGGCCATTGCTGCAATTGGCACGTTTGCTACTCCAAGCTATGAGCTAAGCATCGCCAATAAGATGCTGCGACTTGTTCTGCTGCTGTCAGTTGCTTTATTCAAGGCAGAAGGATTTGTCATTGGCACAACCGTCATCTTTTTATTTCTGACACACATCCGGTCTCTGAATACACCATACCTATGGCCATTCCTTCCATTTAATCCAAAAGCATTGTGGCAGATACTCATTCGCACGTCAGTTCCGGGAGCGAAAATCAGGCCTAGTATCGTCCATCCCCAAAATGTAAGAAAACAGCCTAAGTAA
- the spoVAC gene encoding stage V sporulation protein AC, producing the protein MSTNLKDDYKNKIKTYQPKPPYLLNCIKAFVVGGLICTLGQGIQNMYMHFFNFTEKTAGNPTVATLILISALLTGFGIYDRIGQFAGAGSAVPVTGFSNSMTSAALEHRSEGLVLGVASNMFKLAGSVIVFGVVAAYVVGIIRYVYGLAF; encoded by the coding sequence ATGAGTACAAACCTGAAAGATGATTACAAGAATAAAATTAAAACCTATCAACCTAAACCGCCTTATCTTTTAAATTGTATAAAGGCTTTCGTCGTTGGAGGTCTTATCTGCACATTAGGTCAAGGCATCCAGAATATGTATATGCACTTTTTCAACTTTACTGAAAAAACTGCCGGGAATCCGACTGTAGCTACTTTAATTCTTATATCAGCTCTGCTGACGGGCTTTGGTATTTATGATCGAATCGGCCAATTTGCTGGTGCGGGATCTGCTGTTCCTGTAACGGGATTTTCAAACTCCATGACAAGTGCTGCGCTTGAGCACCGGAGTGAGGGTTTGGTACTCGGGGTGGCATCGAACATGTTTAAGCTCGCAGGCTCAGTTATTGTATTCGGGGTCGTTGCTGCATATGTTGTCGGGATAATCAGGTATGTATACGGATTAGCTTTTTAA
- the spoVAD gene encoding stage V sporulation protein AD, translating to MRLTGKQTWQFENQIYVQSSGTAVGPKEADGPFGKLYDKTYDNLHCDEDNWELAERRLMEDAIEHALKKGNYKKEDIDFFLAGDLLNQNVTANYTARQNKIPFLCMFGACSTSMETLAVSSALVDGGFANRVMAATSSHNATAERQFRYPTEYGGQKPDTAQSTISGSGAVIVSRDPSDIMITSATIGRVADLGITDPFDMGSAMAPAAADTIAQHFKDLNTKPEDYDLIVTGDLASVGSPILKDLLKEEGYDVSANHNDCGLMIYRPDQNVFAGGSGCGCSAVVTYSHIFKELKSGSLNRVMVVATGALLSPTMIQQKESIPTIAHGVVFERVNRGVNG from the coding sequence ATGAGATTGACTGGAAAACAGACATGGCAATTTGAGAATCAAATATACGTTCAGTCCAGCGGAACTGCTGTCGGCCCAAAAGAAGCAGACGGACCTTTTGGTAAATTATATGACAAAACTTACGATAATCTCCATTGCGATGAAGATAACTGGGAACTTGCAGAGCGGCGTTTAATGGAAGATGCCATTGAGCATGCTTTGAAAAAAGGAAATTATAAGAAAGAAGATATTGATTTTTTCCTTGCTGGAGACCTATTAAATCAAAACGTGACGGCAAATTATACAGCCAGACAAAATAAGATCCCTTTCCTTTGTATGTTCGGTGCCTGTTCAACATCGATGGAAACACTTGCTGTAAGCTCAGCGCTTGTAGATGGAGGGTTTGCCAATCGTGTTATGGCAGCAACGAGCAGTCATAATGCAACCGCTGAAAGACAATTTCGTTATCCAACAGAATATGGCGGTCAAAAACCGGATACAGCACAGTCAACGATTTCAGGCTCAGGGGCAGTCATCGTAAGCCGTGATCCAAGTGACATTATGATTACTTCAGCAACGATAGGAAGAGTGGCGGATCTTGGCATTACGGATCCATTTGATATGGGTTCCGCGATGGCACCTGCAGCAGCCGATACGATCGCTCAGCATTTTAAAGATTTAAACACAAAGCCTGAAGACTACGATTTGATTGTGACAGGGGACTTAGCTTCTGTAGGAAGCCCGATTCTAAAGGACCTCCTGAAAGAAGAAGGATATGATGTTTCTGCAAATCATAATGACTGTGGACTGATGATTTATCGGCCGGATCAAAACGTTTTTGCCGGAGGAAGCGGCTGCGGGTGTTCTGCTGTAGTCACCTACAGCCATATTTTCAAAGAATTGAAAAGTGGAAGTCTTAATCGTGTAATGGTTGTTGCAACAGGTGCTTTGCTTAGTCCGACCATGATTCAGCAAAAGGAATCGATTCCGACAATTGCTCATGGCGTCGTGTTTGAACGTGTGAACAGGGGTGTGAACGGATAA
- a CDS encoding stage V sporulation protein AE, with product MTETRRVILVTDGDVYAAKAIAYAAKQVGGRCISQSKGNPTFLTGPEIVKLIMKTPYDPVFVMFDDCGLLEEGPGERALLYVAEHPQIEVLGVIAVAAKTHGSEWTNIDVSIDRDGLISEYGVDKSGIREFEVGKMTGDTVYCLDTLDVPIIVGIGDIGKMARKDSVDHGSPITMKAIELILERSGMADERKSETKDINLS from the coding sequence ATGACAGAAACGAGAAGGGTCATATTGGTAACAGATGGGGATGTTTATGCAGCCAAAGCGATTGCCTATGCTGCAAAACAGGTTGGCGGAAGGTGCATTTCCCAATCAAAAGGAAATCCGACATTTTTGACTGGACCTGAGATTGTGAAGTTAATTATGAAAACACCTTATGATCCCGTTTTTGTCATGTTCGATGATTGCGGCTTGTTAGAAGAGGGACCTGGTGAAAGAGCGCTCTTATATGTGGCGGAGCATCCGCAAATCGAGGTGCTTGGGGTCATTGCGGTTGCCGCTAAGACACATGGCTCAGAGTGGACGAATATTGATGTTTCTATCGATAGAGATGGCCTTATATCCGAATATGGGGTAGATAAGAGCGGCATCCGTGAATTCGAAGTTGGAAAAATGACCGGAGATACGGTTTATTGTCTTGATACACTTGATGTTCCTATTATTGTAGGGATTGGCGACATTGGCAAGATGGCCCGTAAAGACAGTGTGGATCATGGATCACCGATAACAATGAAGGCGATAGAACTGATTCTTGAAAGGAGCGGCATGGCAGATGAGCGAAAAAGTGAAACAAAAGACATCAATCTCTCCTAA
- the lysA gene encoding diaminopimelate decarboxylase, with protein MFLHGTSKVNERNHLEIGGVDAAELASKYGTPLYIYDVALIRERARSFKNTFEKLGVKAQVAYASKAFSSVAMFQLVEEEGLSLDVVSGGELYTAVTAGFPTERIHFHGNNKSKEELEMAIKLKIGCIVVDNFHEIELLKELAAQENTVVPILLRVTPGVEAHTHDYITTGQEDSKFGFDLQNGQVERAMKNVLSSSAFNMLGYHCHIGSQIFDATGFVLAAEKIFTKVGFWRETFQYEPKVVNLGGGFGIRYTEEDEPLPATYYVEKIVKSIKGHVAESGIQMPEIWIEPGRSLVGDAGTTIYSIGSEKEVPNIRKYVSVDGGMSDNIRPALYQAKYEAALANRMNDNNDESVSIAGKCCESGDMLIWDLPLPKANPDDLLAVFCTGAYGYSMSNNYNRIPRPPVVFAENGEEQLVIKRETYQDLVALDLPLKSKVTQS; from the coding sequence TTGTTCTTACATGGAACCAGTAAAGTTAACGAGAGGAATCACCTTGAAATTGGCGGAGTCGACGCGGCCGAACTGGCATCGAAATATGGAACACCCCTGTACATCTATGATGTTGCGCTTATTCGAGAACGTGCGAGAAGCTTTAAGAATACATTTGAAAAGCTTGGAGTGAAGGCGCAGGTTGCATATGCAAGCAAAGCCTTCTCATCTGTTGCTATGTTTCAGCTGGTTGAAGAAGAGGGCTTATCACTGGATGTTGTTTCAGGAGGAGAGCTTTATACAGCTGTCACAGCAGGTTTCCCAACCGAAAGAATTCACTTTCACGGCAATAATAAGAGCAAAGAAGAATTAGAAATGGCGATCAAGCTTAAAATCGGCTGTATTGTTGTTGATAATTTTCACGAAATTGAGCTGCTGAAAGAACTTGCTGCACAAGAAAACACAGTTGTGCCGATTCTTCTCAGGGTTACTCCTGGAGTTGAAGCGCATACTCATGACTATATAACTACAGGTCAAGAGGATTCGAAATTCGGTTTTGATCTGCAAAATGGACAAGTAGAACGGGCGATGAAAAATGTCCTTTCATCATCTGCATTTAACATGCTCGGCTATCATTGCCACATTGGATCGCAGATTTTCGATGCAACCGGTTTTGTCCTTGCTGCAGAAAAAATCTTCACTAAAGTCGGTTTTTGGAGGGAGACCTTCCAATATGAACCAAAAGTAGTGAATTTAGGCGGAGGATTCGGCATCCGCTACACAGAAGAGGATGAACCGCTGCCGGCTACTTATTATGTTGAAAAAATTGTTAAAAGTATAAAAGGCCACGTGGCTGAAAGCGGCATTCAGATGCCGGAAATCTGGATTGAACCGGGGCGTTCACTTGTAGGCGATGCTGGAACAACCATTTATTCCATAGGCTCTGAGAAAGAAGTTCCAAATATCCGCAAGTATGTTTCAGTTGATGGCGGAATGAGCGACAACATCCGCCCTGCTCTTTATCAGGCAAAATATGAAGCTGCCCTTGCAAACCGCATGAATGATAATAATGATGAGTCTGTTTCAATAGCAGGAAAATGCTGTGAAAGCGGAGATATGCTGATTTGGGACCTGCCGCTTCCAAAGGCAAATCCTGACGATCTGCTTGCTGTATTCTGTACAGGAGCATACGGCTACTCCATGTCGAACAATTACAATCGAATTCCGCGTCCTCCGGTTGTTTTTGCGGAAAATGGAGAGGAACAGCTTGTAATTAAAAGAGAAACGTATCAGGATTTAGTTGCGCTGGATCTGCCGTTAAAATCGAAAGTAACACAGAGCTAA
- a CDS encoding DUF1002 domain-containing protein — MKKILVSIMAFALFAFPTIGLADAAAGDKIITLGKNLTEEQKQSMLDEMGADDNSQVIEVTNEEEHKYLGNYIPKAQIGTKAISSSAITIEKSGSGLEVNTKNINWVTDEMYLNALMTAGVKDATIQVTAPFEVSGTAALTGLLKAYEVTSDEAIPEEVKQVANEELVKTAELGDKVGEENASALMAKIKGDIANNGVPETDAEFRELIEKAASDLGITLSEEEINSLVALFNKMKDVNVDWDQVGQQLDKAKDKISNFIDSEEGQTFLDQLKEFFIALWDAIISIFSNKDNA; from the coding sequence TTGAAAAAGATATTGGTTTCTATAATGGCGTTTGCATTATTTGCTTTCCCGACTATCGGGCTTGCTGATGCAGCTGCCGGTGATAAAATTATCACACTCGGAAAGAACTTAACAGAAGAGCAGAAGCAGTCCATGCTTGATGAGATGGGCGCTGATGACAATTCTCAGGTTATTGAAGTGACGAATGAAGAGGAACATAAATATTTAGGCAATTACATTCCTAAAGCACAGATTGGTACAAAGGCTATTTCATCATCAGCTATTACGATCGAAAAAAGCGGATCGGGCCTTGAAGTAAATACAAAAAACATTAATTGGGTAACAGACGAAATGTACTTGAATGCCCTTATGACAGCTGGAGTAAAGGATGCGACGATTCAGGTTACCGCTCCTTTTGAAGTATCTGGAACTGCGGCTCTGACCGGATTACTTAAGGCGTACGAAGTTACTTCTGATGAAGCCATTCCAGAAGAAGTAAAACAGGTGGCAAACGAAGAGCTTGTCAAAACAGCAGAGCTTGGCGATAAAGTCGGCGAAGAAAATGCAAGTGCATTAATGGCGAAAATCAAAGGAGATATTGCAAATAACGGCGTGCCGGAAACAGATGCGGAATTCCGCGAATTAATTGAAAAAGCGGCAAGCGACCTTGGCATCACTCTATCAGAAGAAGAAATTAACAGTCTCGTTGCATTGTTTAACAAAATGAAAGATGTGAACGTTGACTGGGATCAAGTGGGACAGCAGCTTGATAAAGCAAAAGACAAGATTTCAAACTTTATAGATTCAGAGGAAGGACAAACCTTCCTTGATCAGCTGAAGGAATTTTTCATCGCCCTCTGGGATGCGATCATTTCCATTTTCAGCAATAAAGATAATGCATAA